One window of the Bos mutus isolate GX-2022 chromosome X, NWIPB_WYAK_1.1, whole genome shotgun sequence genome contains the following:
- the LOC106700698 gene encoding small nuclear ribonucleoprotein E-like → MVQPINLIFRYLQNRSHIQVWLYEQVNMRIEGCIIGFDEYRNLVLDDAEEIHSKTKSRKQLGRIMLKGDNITLIQSVSN, encoded by the coding sequence ATGGTGCAGCCCATCAATCTCATCTTCAGATATTTGCAAAATAGATCTCATATTCAGGTGTGGCTTTATGAGCAAGTGAATATGCGGATAGAGGGCTGTATCATTGGTTTTGATGAGTATAGGAACCTTGTATTAGATGATGCAGAAGAGATACATTctaaaacaaaatcaagaaaacaacTGGGTCGGATCATGCTAAAAGGAGATAACATTACTCTGATCCAAAGCGTCTCCAACTAG